In Monodelphis domestica isolate mMonDom1 chromosome 4, mMonDom1.pri, whole genome shotgun sequence, one DNA window encodes the following:
- the ZC3H12A gene encoding endoribonuclease ZC3H12A — protein sequence MNMDSRGLMALTPQSEGPAKQANPAMNLSTTQENAALGPTSLTPHPRGRGSPQTSRSGSPHNRTGMVAPELGQPEVVDDTELQMKVDFFRKLGYSSGEIHGVLHKLGLQADTNTVLGELVKHGPATDRETPLDGPPEPPLVPRGGGTPKVPSSCSLPTEDKEVSNLRPVVIDGSNVAMSHGNKEVFSCRGILLAVNWFLERGHSDITVFVPLWRKEQPRPDVPITDQHILRELEKKKILVFTPSRRVGGKRVVCYDDRFIVKLAFESDGIIVSNDTYRDLQCERLEWKRFIEERLLMYSFVNDKFMPPDDPLGRHGPSLDNFLRKKPLVLEHKKQPCPYGKKCTYGIKCRFYHPERPSRPQRSVADELRANARLSPPRAPAKDQKCRQPSPTSTPAPGSLPVKNDRECWLPEKFLGPQQASGGNGDGQTKAYAQGRSLPTVSGGFGPADWGPPPLDSLSYLSQDCLDSGIGSLESQMSDLWGGRGSSHGESGEPSRTGGSGSNPQRCTFLGRGPLLTYGPEPPAGPSSVSFSGYGRPVGTGQFSIPAEYPPPLGYAPREYWSEPYPMPPPTATRAPPALQDPHLLSAPAAYGAEAAAWGAGTDSFTKERASLRVKLCGIFPPHLVEAVMSRFPQLLDPLQLAAEILNYKSQNPSG from the exons ATGAACATGGACTCCAGGGGCCTCATGGCCCTTACTCCCCAAAGTGAGGGACCTGCCAAGCAAGCCAATCCTGCCATGAATCTTTCAACTACCCAGGAGAATGCAGCTCTCGGGCCCACCAGCCTGACCCCCCATCCCAGAGGTCGAGGGAGCCCCCAAACCAGCCGGTCTGGCTCCCCACACAACAGAACTGGGATGGTGGCCCCAGAGCTGGGCCAACCAGAAGTAGTGGATGATACTGAGCTACAGATGAAAGTGGACTTCTTCCGGAAACTGGGCTACTCATCCGGGGAGATCCATGGGGTCCTCCACAAGCTGGGACTTCAGGCTGACACCAACACGGTCCTGGGTGAACTGGTAAAACACGGGCCAGCCACAGATCGGGAGACTCCATTGGATGGGCCCCCAGAACCTCCACTGGTGCCCCGAGGTGGAGGGACCCCAAAGGTACCCTCCTCGTGCTCTCTACCTACTGAGGACAAGGAAGTCAGTAACTTGAGACCAGTGGTCATCGATGGGAGCAACGTAGCCATGAG CCATGGAAATAAAGAAGTTTTCTCCTGCCGGGGCATCTTGCTAGCAGTGAACTGGTTCCTGGAGCGCGGCCACTCCGATATCACGGTTTTTGTGCCCCTTTGGAGGAAAGAGCAGCCACGTCCTGATGTGCCCATCACAG ATCAGCACATTCTTCgagaactagagaagaaaaagatcttGGTATTCACGCCATCCCGGCGCGTCGGGGGGAAGCGGGTCGTGTGCTATGATGACCGCTTCATAGTGAAGCTCGCGTTTGAGTCCGACGGCATCATAGTGTCCAACGACACCTACAGGGACCTGCAGTGTGAGCGGTTGGAGTGGAAGAGGTTCATCGAGGAGCGGCTGCTCATGTACTCTTTCGTCAACGATAA GTTCATGCCACCTGATGACCCCCTTGGCCGACACGGGCCCAGCCTGGATAACTTCCTCCGGAAGAAACCTCTGGTGCTTGAGCACAAGAAACAGCCTTGCCCCTACG GGAAGAAGTGTACATACGGGATCAAGTGCCGGTTCTACCACCCAGAGAGGCCAAGCCGGCCCCAGCGCTCAGTGGCAGATGAGCTGCGAGCCAATGCCCGGCTCTCCCCACCCCGGGCACCCGCCAAAGACCAAAAATGCCGTCAGCCCTCACCCACATCCACTCCAGCCCCTGGGTCCCTGCCTGTGAAGAATGATCGGGAATGTTGGCTGCCGGAGAAGTTCCTGGGGCCCCAGCAGGCTTCGGGAGGAAATGGGGATGGGCAGACGAAGGCCTATGCCCAAGGCAGGAGCCTGCCAACCGTGAGCGGTGGCTTCGGTCCAGCAGACTGGGGCCCCCCTCCCCTTGACTCCCTCTCTTACCTCTCCCAAGACTGCCTGGACTCTGGCATCGGTTCCCTGGAAAGTCAAATGTCTGATCTGTGGGGTGGCCGGGGCAGCAGCCATGGGGAGTCTGGGGAGCCTTCCAGGACCGGGGGGAGTGGGAGCAACCCACAGAGGTGTACCTTCCTAGGCCGAGGTCCCCTCCTGACCTATGGCCCTGAGCCCCCCGCTGGTCCTTCATCTGTCTCCTTCTCAGGCTACGGACGCCCTGTGGGCACCGGGCAGTTCAGCATCCCAGCAGAGTACCCTCCGCCTCTGGGATACGCGCCACGCGAGTACTGGTCAGAGCCGTACCCAATGCCCCCTCCCACAGCGACCAGGGCTCCCCCAGCCCTTCAGGATCCCCACCTGCTCAGTGCCCCAGCAGCCTATGGTGCCGAAGCAGCAGCCTGGGGAGCCGGGACAGATAGCTTCACCAAGGAGCGGGCCAGCCTTCGAGTGAAGCTCTGTGGCATCTTCCCCCCACATCTGGTGGAAGCCGTGATGAGCCGCTTCCCCCAGCTCCTAGACCCCCTGCAGCTGGCTGCTGAGATCCTCAACTACAAGTCTCAGAACCCCAGTGGGTGA